In Methanothermobacter tenebrarum, the sequence AAAAAAGACCTAGCAACAATGGAAAATTCCTTCTTCTTTCAAGGGAGATTAAACGTATGATTTCAGTAAATTTTATTAGACAGTACTTTTATAGATGGGACAAACATTAGGTCCAACCTTTTTTTGGTGGTTGTTGTAATGGAATACGAAATTCTAATCCCCTCACTGTTGGTTATAGGATTGTATATAATCACCTAGGGTCTTTATAAGATGGGTCTAGTCAATAGAAGGTGGCATGTGAATCTTTGGAATCTTATAATATTCATGGCATTTATAGTCTCTGGTATTGGGGGTTTCATCCTCCTATCCATGCTAGAATATGGTGTGAAAGCCCCTTTTAATCATCAATTGCTCTATTGGCATGTTGAGGCGGGCGTAGACCTTATGATCATAACCATATTCCATTTCCATTACTATAAAGGTAGTATATATAGGGTATTCGGGGTGCGTTAACTTTGTGTTTAATGGAAAAAATCGCCAAAAAACTAATATTACTATTACCAGCCATCACCGGGCTATTATCAGCTGATGGATCCTGTGCTGCTTCTTGTCCATATGGGCTTGTAAATGATCCTTATCCTGGGCAGTGCCCCCGGTATACTGACTTGAATGGTGATGGTTTCTGTGACTTTTCACAGACATCAACTTCCATGGCAACGGATACCGCAGCTGATGAACCCCATCAAGGGGACGCTACAAACCATACTATAGGAGATGCAGACGCTGATGGAGTGGATTATCATATCATACCAGTTACGATGATTATCATAGGATTATACCTTCTCACCTATCATCTTTTTAAGAAAGGGTATATTAAAAGGTCGAAGTATAGGAGATTATGGAATCTGCTTTTAACGTTCGGTTATGCCGGGACGGGATTTACAGGATTCTTATTGATTTTCTTCATAAAATTAAGTATCAGGACAGCTTTAAACCCATCGATAACATATTGGCACGCTGAAATGTCAATCCTTATGGTAGTGGCGACACTTTTACATATACACATTTACTGGAAACCCTTCAAGTTCATCTTCTCATTTTAGTCTTATAACACGGTGGGGTGTTACTATCATGTTTATTTTTTCATCATGTGGCTCCACTGGGACCTTTTTGATGATCTGCATTTCATCCACAGTCGTCACAATGGGCGTCTTATCCGTTATAGCATTTTGGCCTTTAAGCTCCCTTATTTCACGATCCCCGTAACCTCCACCCTTACCTAGCCTGTTACCCTCCATGTCAACGGCCACAGACCCTTCAACTACGAGATCGACTTTGGGGAAAACTTTTATAGGTGATCCGAACTTGTAAGCCCCTCTTATAGTGGAGGCTGATCTTTCACAGCCCCTTGCATCAGCAGCTCTAATATAGAGGTATCCTCTTTTGAGTCGTGGTGTGGGCATTATAAGATCTTTACCATGGCGTAGGGCTAACCCCCTTACTGGACGCTGTGCAGAATCCGGACTCGAAAATATCACCCTGGATTTTTTCCATTCCATTGTCCTTGAAAGGCGTAGTGCAGCGGCCATGGAACCCTTGAAGTCTGGTATTCTACCATAGTCTCCTTTAGGTCTTCGGGAGATGCCAAGTTTGTGCAGGCGATCCCATATTAGTTTTCTGACTTCCCCTTTTTTCATTGATCCCCCATTATAACCCTTGTACCGGCTATTTTATCAAATAATCTTAATTCTTTATTGTATCCTAGGATCACATCGAATATCAGTGGGAACCAGCAAATTTTGGGCAGATTTCTTATTATAACCTGTCTGTATTTTAAATCCCCTTCTATGGAGACTACCTCCAGTTTCTGGTTTAATTTGCCAATAGTCCCACCATGATACTCAAAGTAACTGAAATATGAGATTGTAACGATGGCTAATAAAACTAGCCAATAATTATAGAGGAAAAATGAGCCCGTGAAGACGATTACAGGATAGGCTAGTAAAGTTAGGGCCCATATTATCAAATTGACCACTAGAAAGTCTATAATAAAAGCGAAAAGTCTCCTTTTTGTGATTTCCTCCATTTTAATCAACCTTAACATACCCTTGGCACCGGATCTGCTATGGGCGCTTCAATTATCCTCCTACCCCCAAGGGATGTTTCGAGTATTACGTGTTTGTCATCTGTCACCTCACCTACTATCTGTGCTTCGGCTCCATATTTTGTCTTCCTGATTGCCTTAAGGATTTCATCTGCAAGTTCTGCTTCCACGCCCATAACAATTTTACCCTCATTCGCAACCTCATAGGGGTCTATGCCAAGCATCTCAGAGACCGCCCTCACTTCATCCTTTATGGGTATCTTATCCTCTTCTATTAGTATGCCCACACCAGATTTTTCTGCTAATTCATTAAGGGTATTTGCAAGACCTCCACGGGTAGGGTCCTTCATGGCCTTCACACCCCCCACCTCCAGGGCGGCCTCCACGATCTCCCAGATTGGGGCTACATCAGATTTGAGGCTTGTTTCGAAGCCGAACCCTTCCCTGTATGCCATTAATGCTATTCCATGGTCTCCTATGCTCCCTGTTAGGATGATCTTGTCCCCAACTTCGAGTCCGTTATCCCTTATTATCTTGCCCTTCTCCGCTATCCCGATGCCCGTTGTTGTTATCACCATCTTGTCAAGTTTTCCTTGTTCCATCACCTTAGTGTCACCTGTTATTATCGAAGTTCCTGTTTCCTGGGATACTTGGTCCATAGATTTTATGATACGCTCTAATTCCTCTGAATTGAATCCTTCACTTATTATCATGGCATTTGCGATGGCAAGGGGTTTCGCGCCCATAACTGATATGTCATTTATGGTACCTGAAATTGCAAGTCTCCCAATATCCCCACCTGGAAAGAACAATGGGTCGATGGTATGACCATCTGTACTTATAACTATCTCATAGCCGTCTAATGGTATGCTAGCTGCATCATCCAAATCATCTAATCCGACACCACCATTGACGCTCTTTTTCTGGATGTTGGAGAGAATTATCTCTGATATGAGATCTTGCATCATCTCTCCGCCCGCACCATGTGACATGCTGATCTTCATAGCTTCACCTTTTATATTACCCTATCATTATAATATTATAGGAGAGTATAAAATTGTTTCCCAGGGGGAACATTCCCAAATTTGAAGTTTATCCCCCTGGTAGATCCAAAAAATTTATATAATGAGGTGCTAATTAGTAGATGATATAATTTTTTCTCTGGGGGGATCCTCCAGAGGGGTGATGAGAGTATCATCTGCCCCTTGATTTAAAGATTATATCCTCTAATTCTAATATATAATATTTTGAGGTGATGTTAAAATGGCGATATGGCAAGGTAGATCAAAGAGAAAACCAACCGGTGGAAGGTTGAAAAAGAGCAGAGGCAAAAGAAAATATGAACTTGGAAGGGAAGCCGCGGAGACAAGAATCGGCGAAAGAAAGATTAGGACAATAAGGACAAGGGGGGGTAACAGGAAGCTTAGACTAGTAACAGACACCCATATAAACGTGGTAGATCCTGACACCAACAAAGTGGAAATTGCAGAGATACTAAATGTAGTGGAGAATAGGGCCAACCCCCACTTCGTAAGGAGGAACATCATAACAAAGGGTGCTATTGTAGAGACAAGTAAAGGCCTTGCTAGGGTAACTTCAAGACCTGGCCAACATGGCATACTCAACGGCATACTAATCAAGAAATGATGGGTGTATAAATTTGGTTGATAACCTGAAAAAGGAGATACTATCCCAGGTTGAGAAATTCTTGGATTATATTAATAATAGGCTCCCAGAGGGGATGGAACTCGAATATGAAGGCTTCTACCAGAGGGGCTTCTTCGTAACCAAGAAGAGATATGCTCTAATCGAAGACGATACCATCATCGTCAAGGGCCTTGAACTAGTAAGGAGGGATTGGGCGCCAATAGCCAAGAAAACACAGCAGATGGTCCTCCGGGCAATACTAGAGGAAGGATCCCCCAAGAAGGCTAAAGATATCATAAAGAAGGTTATAAAGGATATTAAAGATGGTAATGTGCCAGTCGAGGATCTTATCATCCACACGCAGATCACCAAAAACCTTGATGAATACAAGCAAGTAGGCCCCCATATAATAGCGGCTAAAAAATCCCTCCAAAAGGGTAGGTGGATTGAAAGGGGGTCCATAATCCGCTACATTATAGTGAAGGGAAAAGAACCCATCAGTCAAAGGGCGGTTCCAGTCGAGGACTTCAAGGGAGAATACGACCCTGACTATTATATAGAGAATCAGGTTCTAGCCGCCGTATCCCGTATAATAACATCCCTTGGATATTCAACAGATGATATCCTTATACTGGCCAAGGGCGAAAGGCAGAGTAGCCTAGACGCATTCCTCCAATAGTGGGTGAAGTTCATGTTAAAGGCCGTGTACTTTGACATTGATGACACACTCTATGACACGTCAAGTTTCGCCAAGTTAGCTAGAAAAGCTGCTTTAAGTGTGATGATCGAAGCCGGGTTACCCCTCACACAAGAAGAGGCTTACCCCCTCCTCAGGGAGATTATAGATGAAAAGGGATCAAATTATGGTAAGCATTTTAACGTGCTTACAGAGAGAGTTTTCGGCGAGGAAAAACCCCTACTGATAGCATTGGGGGTTATAACATACCACAATGTTAAATTCGCCCTTTTGAGGCCATTCCCCGAGACCATACCAACTTTGATACACCTTAAAGGTAAAGGTTATCACCTTGGGGTGATATCCAATGGTCTCACCATAAAACAATGGGAGAAACTGATAAGACTTGGCATACACCATTTCTTTGATGAGGTTATCACCTCAGAGGAAGTGGGAGTCGAAAAACCAGACCCAAGAATATTTAAGGAAGCCCTCAATAGGATGGGTTGTAAGCCCGAGGATTCCGTCATGGTCGGGGATAAATTTAAAGAGGATATAATCGGCGCCGTGAACGCGGGCATGTCAGCAATACTTGTCAATTCCAAGTTAAAAGATGATGAAAAGGATTACATAAAAAGAGAGAAACTTGACATTGAAATAATATCCAACATAGGAGAGCTTAAAAATATCCTATAGACGGTGTCTAAAGTGGATTATTACCATGATGAAAAAATGCAAAAATTCTTCGAAGCTTTAAAACAGCCAAAGAGTCTCGATGAAATAGACCTATCCAGTGAGTTCATAAAAAACCTCATCCTCAAAATCATAGCAACCTATGGGACGATAAAAGTTGAAAGAATCCACGAAATCACCGGATTACACGTTAACATACTCGAAGAATGTATGAGGGAAATGGAAGAAGAGGAATTATGTGCTTCCATTGGTGGGGGCTTCCTATTCCCCACAGTAACATATACCATAAAAAGAGAGGGAAGAATCCTCGCAGAAAAACTCCTCAAAGAAAACCCATATGCTGGCATGGCACCAGTAACATATGAAATCTATTACAAGATAATGGAAAAACAACTCGAGGGAAGATTCCCCATCAAAATACCCGAGGAGATAATCGAAGAAGCATTCAAGGATATTGTTGGCAGCGAAGAAGCTAAAAAGACCATGATTGAGGCTGCTACAATTGGGAAAGGCTTTTTCATATATGGGCCCCCAGGGACGGGTAAAACCTTCATCACAAGTAAAATGTCAAATCTCCTTCCCCCAATTCTAATCCCACGTTATATCGAATTTAATGAACAAGTAATCCAATTATACGACCCAGATTTTCACAAGCTCTGCAGTGAACAACCAGAAGATCCAAGATGGGTTAAAATATATGCACCATTCGTCTTCACAGGATCCGAACTTACAGTTGAAAAAATGGAGACAAATTTCAACCAAAGTAAGGGTGTATACGAAACATCCCCTATCATAAAAGCAAATGGTGGCGTCCTACTCCTTGATGATCTCGGAAGACAAAAAGAAGACCATAACATGATACTAAACCGCCTAATAATACCCCTAGAAAATAGGAAGGAAATGGTATATATTAAAGGGGTGCCAGTCACTGTACATTCACATTTCATACCAGTATTCTCCACAAACCTTGATATAAGTATAATGGATGAAGCCCATCTTAGGAGGGCCCCATTACATATATTCCTCCAAGAACCGCCAGTAGATGAGATAATTGAAGTATTCAAAAGAAACTTGGATTTACTAGGCGAAGAATACGATGAAGAAATCTTTGAGAGGCTAAGACTAGTCTACACACCCGTGGAGGATGGTGGTGAAGGATTAGCCCCAACCTTCGCCCATGCAAGGGACCTTGCCCAGATAGCCCAGGCAGTGAGAATAAATCGTGGAATGGAAAAGATAACCCTTGACATACTAGAAGAAGCCCTAGAAAGGAATGTTCTCATAGACCTTCAAAGGATGGATATTGATATTGCAGAGGCGCAGCAACGCCTACGCACTTTCAGGGTGGAAACTTCACAAGTTGAAGAAGCTAAAAAGTTATTATTAGCGTATGGGGCGGTCGAAGTAGGCGTCGAAGATATTTCAATACTTTTAGACCTTAAAGGGACAATAAACCCTACCCTGTTACTTGAATATCTTAATGAAAATAAGATAGACCCCAAGAATGTTGAAATTATAACAGAAAATAAAATCAGATTGCAAACATTACAGATTGAAGAAGTTAAAAGATTATTAGCAGAGTGCGGATCAGTTGAACTAAACATTGAAAGCGGTTCAATACTTGTAGATTTTGAAGAGACAGTGACCCCCACCCAACTACTTGAATATTTTAATGAAAATAGCATAAATGTCAAGGATATCAAGATTATAACAGAAACTAAAAGGGAATTTCGGAAAATTATCCTCAGTAGAGGGGCGTCTTCATGAATATCCAGGGGATAATCCTACCATCTTTGATTTCCCTTTCTGTGTCGATTATTTTCTGGCTTTTAGTTATGATAGTTCCAAGCTTTTTTCCGAGGGAAACAGCTAGGCTAGTATCATACTTTAAGAAGGAGCCGGAGGATCCGTTAGAGATAGCCACTATCCTCGCCCATCTAGGGGATAGTGGCTGGCGGAAGTTTTTTGCCATGGAACTTTTAAAAGGGAGATTCCATGAAAAGTTAAAAGAGCTTGAATTAAGAAAGTGTGAAGAGTGGGCGAGGGAAGTCGAATCCCAAAAAGAACTTTTAGAGAAGAGAAAACTTACAGACGATGAAATACTCCACATAGAAGCGGGTAAAGATCTGAAAAGAATGTATGGTGACCTATTAAAGGCTGTGGGGGCTGATAAGTCAACATTCCAACTTAATAGGTATGAGGAGGAATTTATAAGGATACGGGAGGAAAAAAAGGGTCAGATCAATGAACTAAGAAATAAATATGATGATTTCAAATTCTGGGCCCTGAAAAATAGGAACCTGCTAAAATATATCAAGGAGAGGATC encodes:
- a CDS encoding 5-formyltetrahydrofolate cyclo-ligase, which encodes MKKGEVRKLIWDRLHKLGISRRPKGDYGRIPDFKGSMAAALRLSRTMEWKKSRVIFSSPDSAQRPVRGLALRHGKDLIMPTPRLKRGYLYIRAADARGCERSASTIRGAYKFGSPIKVFPKVDLVVEGSVAVDMEGNRLGKGGGYGDREIRELKGQNAITDKTPIVTTVDEMQIIKKVPVEPHDEKINMIVTPHRVIRLK
- a CDS encoding RDD family protein produces the protein MEEITKRRLFAFIIDFLVVNLIIWALTLLAYPVIVFTGSFFLYNYWLVLLAIVTISYFSYFEYHGGTIGKLNQKLEVVSIEGDLKYRQVIIRNLPKICWFPLIFDVILGYNKELRLFDKIAGTRVIMGDQ
- the hypE gene encoding hydrogenase expression/formation protein HypE; the encoded protein is MKISMSHGAGGEMMQDLISEIILSNIQKKSVNGGVGLDDLDDAASIPLDGYEIVISTDGHTIDPLFFPGGDIGRLAISGTINDISVMGAKPLAIANAMIISEGFNSEELERIIKSMDQVSQETGTSIITGDTKVMEQGKLDKMVITTTGIGIAEKGKIIRDNGLEVGDKIILTGSIGDHGIALMAYREGFGFETSLKSDVAPIWEIVEAALEVGGVKAMKDPTRGGLANTLNELAEKSGVGILIEEDKIPIKDEVRAVSEMLGIDPYEVANEGKIVMGVEAELADEILKAIRKTKYGAEAQIVGEVTDDKHVILETSLGGRRIIEAPIADPVPRVC
- a CDS encoding 30S ribosomal protein S8e, which translates into the protein MAIWQGRSKRKPTGGRLKKSRGKRKYELGREAAETRIGERKIRTIRTRGGNRKLRLVTDTHINVVDPDTNKVEIAEILNVVENRANPHFVRRNIITKGAIVETSKGLARVTSRPGQHGILNGILIKK
- a CDS encoding DNA polymerase domain-containing protein translates to MVDNLKKEILSQVEKFLDYINNRLPEGMELEYEGFYQRGFFVTKKRYALIEDDTIIVKGLELVRRDWAPIAKKTQQMVLRAILEEGSPKKAKDIIKKVIKDIKDGNVPVEDLIIHTQITKNLDEYKQVGPHIIAAKKSLQKGRWIERGSIIRYIIVKGKEPISQRAVPVEDFKGEYDPDYYIENQVLAAVSRIITSLGYSTDDILILAKGERQSSLDAFLQ
- a CDS encoding TIGR02253 family HAD-type hydrolase is translated as MLKAVYFDIDDTLYDTSSFAKLARKAALSVMIEAGLPLTQEEAYPLLREIIDEKGSNYGKHFNVLTERVFGEEKPLLIALGVITYHNVKFALLRPFPETIPTLIHLKGKGYHLGVISNGLTIKQWEKLIRLGIHHFFDEVITSEEVGVEKPDPRIFKEALNRMGCKPEDSVMVGDKFKEDIIGAVNAGMSAILVNSKLKDDEKDYIKREKLDIEIISNIGELKNIL
- a CDS encoding ATP-binding protein — its product is MDYYHDEKMQKFFEALKQPKSLDEIDLSSEFIKNLILKIIATYGTIKVERIHEITGLHVNILEECMREMEEEELCASIGGGFLFPTVTYTIKREGRILAEKLLKENPYAGMAPVTYEIYYKIMEKQLEGRFPIKIPEEIIEEAFKDIVGSEEAKKTMIEAATIGKGFFIYGPPGTGKTFITSKMSNLLPPILIPRYIEFNEQVIQLYDPDFHKLCSEQPEDPRWVKIYAPFVFTGSELTVEKMETNFNQSKGVYETSPIIKANGGVLLLDDLGRQKEDHNMILNRLIIPLENRKEMVYIKGVPVTVHSHFIPVFSTNLDISIMDEAHLRRAPLHIFLQEPPVDEIIEVFKRNLDLLGEEYDEEIFERLRLVYTPVEDGGEGLAPTFAHARDLAQIAQAVRINRGMEKITLDILEEALERNVLIDLQRMDIDIAEAQQRLRTFRVETSQVEEAKKLLLAYGAVEVGVEDISILLDLKGTINPTLLLEYLNENKIDPKNVEIITENKIRLQTLQIEEVKRLLAECGSVELNIESGSILVDFEETVTPTQLLEYFNENSINVKDIKIITETKREFRKIILSRGASS